CGGAGGGCGGGACCGCGCTGGTCCCGTTCGTCAAGGCGATCGTGCCCGAGGTGGACCTGGCCGCCGGCCGGGTCGTGGTCGACGCTCCCGCCGGTCTCTTCGACCTCTGACCGGCTCTCCAACCTCCGACCAGCCGGTCCTCGGACGGACCGGCTGGTCTTCGAGCTGAGCGGTGACTGGCATGCGCGTTGACGTGATCTCCATCTTCCCGGACTACTTCGCCCCACTCGATCTCTCCCTGATCGGCAAGGCGCGCGCCTCCGGCGTGCTCGACCTGGGCGTACACGACCTGCGGACGTGGACCCACGACGTGCACCGGACCGTCGACGACACGCCGTACGGCGGCGGGCCGGGCATGGTGATGCGACCCGAGCCGTGGGGCGAGGCGCTGGACGCCCTGGTTCCGCCCGGCGCGACGCCGCCGCCACGGCTGCTCGTGCCGAGCCCGGTCGGGGTGCCCTTCACCCAGGCGCTCGCGTACGAGTTCGCCGCCGAGCCGCACCTCATCTTCGCCTGCGGCCGGTACGAGGGCATCGACCAGCGGGTGCTGGCGCACGCCGAGACCCGGATGCCGGTGACCGAGGTCTCCCTCGGCGACTATGTGCTCTTCGGCGGCGAGGTCGCGGTGATCGTGATGCTGGAGGCGATCACCCGGCTGCTGCCCGGGGTGCTCGGCAACGCCGACTCGCTCGACGAGGAGTCGCACGCGCACGGTTTGCTCGAGGCGCCGGTGTACACCAAGCCCCCGACCTGGCGGGAGCAGGACGTACCGGAGATCCTCCGCTCCGGTGACCACGGCCGGATCGCCCGTTGGCGGCGGGACGAGGCGTTGCGGCGTACCGCCGCCCGCCGGCCCGACATGCTCGCCCGGTTGTCGACCGAGCAGCTGGACAAACGGGACGTGGCGACCCTGCGCGAGGCCGGATTTCAGGTGCCGCCCGCCGATATGGCAAAGTAGGGAGGTTGCCGTGCTCGTCCGCGCCGCGGACGGGTACGAGGATCCCCGGTTTCCGTGCCCGGCCACCCGGCCGGTATCGGCGGGCCGAGGATCAGAATCACCAATGTGCGCGCCGACGCCCGGTGCGCCGTGACCTTACGAGGATGCAGCGATGAACACCCTGGACGTTCTCGACGCCCAGTCGCAGCGGACCGACATCCCCGCGTTCCGCGCCGGTGACACCGTCAAGGTGCACGCCCGAGTCATCGAGGGTAACCGTTCCCGGGTCCAGATCTTCCAGGGCGTGGTCATCCGTCGCCAGGGTGGGGGCCTGCAGGAGACCTTCTCCGTCCGCAAGGTGAGCTTCGGCGTCGGTGTCGAGCGGACCTACCCGCTCAACAGCCCGGCGATCGACCGCATCGAGGTCGTCACCCGTGGTGACGTCCGGCGGGCCAAGCTCTACTACCTGCGTGAGCTGCGTGGCAAGAAGGCGAAGATCAAGGAAAAGCGCGAAAAGGCGACCAGCTGACCGTCTGCGGCGACGCCTCCTGTCGTGGGGTGCCGTCCGGGTCAGCGGGTACTACGCTGGCCGCACGGGCAGAAGCGGAACGCATCCCCGCGGCTACGGCCGCGGGGGCGTGACGCGTCCGCGCTACCGCCCGAGGCCGACATCGTTGGCCTGACCGGGCGGTAGCGCCGTATCTCGGGACCGGGGAGCCGCGTGGTACGCAGGGTGGAGGAAGAGGACGACGTCGAGCCTTGGCGTCGACGTGTCCGCCGTGTCCGCAGACAGATGCCGCTCTGGCAGGAACTTCCACTGCTCCTCGTGGTCGCGTTCTGTCTCGCGGTGCTGATCCGCAGCTTCCTGCTGCAGGCGTTCTTCATCCCCTCCGGCTCCATGGAGGACACCCTGCTGATCGGCGACCGGGTGCTGGTCAACAAGGTCGTCTACGACATGCGCGACCCGATCCGGGGCGAGGTCGTGGTGTTCCGGGGCACCGACCGCTGGGCGCCACAGCAGAGCGACGAGCCCGAGCCGGGTTTCGTCGGCAAGCTGGGCCGGACCGTCGGCGACCTGGTCGGGGTCAGCCGCCCCGGTGAGAAGGACTTCATCAAGCGGGTCATCGGAGTCCCCGGCGACCGGGTCAAGTGCTGTGACGAGCAGGGTCGGGTCACGGTCAACGACGTTCCCCTGGACGAGACGTACGTGCTCGAGGACTCCCCCCTGGACATCCCGCCGGACCCACGGGAATGCCGCTCCCGCCGCTTCGACGAGGTGGTGGTCCCGGCCGGTCAGCTCTTCGTGATGGGGGACCACCGGCTGGTCTCGCAGGACGCCCGGTGTCAGGGGCCGGTGCCGATCGACAACGTGGTCGGCCGGGCCTTCGTGGTCGTCTGGCCGTACAGCCGCTGGAACGACCTCTCGGTGCCGGAGACCTTCGAGAAACTACCGGAGACGGTCGCGGCACCAGCCGGAGCGCACCCGCCGGTCACATCGGACGGCGGGGCCGGACTCGCGCTCGTACTCCCGATTCTGGGGCCGTTGTTCATTTCCGCGCGTTCCCGGCGATGGCTCCCAGTTCCGCGTCGTAGGCTCCACCCGTGATTGACGAGCAGACCGACAAGCCGAAGCCACGTAACTCCTTCTGGCGGGAACTTCCCATCCTGCTCGGCGTGGCCGTGCTGGTCGCGGTCCTGGTCCGGGCCTTCGTGCTGCAGACCTTCTACATCCCCTCGCCGTCGATGCAGCACACCCTGGATATCAACGACCGGGTGCTCGTCAACAAGCTGGTCTACGACTTCCGTGACCCACACCGGGGCGAGGTGCTGGTCTTCCGGGCGCCGTTCGAGTGGAGCAACAACCCCGACGGCGAGGACTTCATCAAGCGGGTGATCGGGGTCGGCGGCGACCACGTGGTCTGCTGCGACCCGCAGGACCGGCTGATGGTCAACGGGCACCCGCTGGACGAGCCGTACATCTTCTCCGAGAACGGGATACGGGACCGCGCCGCCGACGAGGAGTTCGACATCACCGTGCCGAAGGGACGGCTCTGGGTGATGGGCGACCACCGCTCGGCCTCCGGTGACTCGTTGGAGCACTGGGAGCAGTCCAAGGCGACCAACCCCGACGGGGACATCAACCTGGCGACCATCCCGGTGGACTCCGCGGTGGGCCGGGCCTTCACCGTTTTCTGGCCGCTCGACCGGGCGAAGTGGCTCTCGGTGCCGGACACGTACGACGGGGTTCCCAATTCGTAACGACCGACCGTACGGTCACCGCTGCGCCGGATCCCGGGGCGGCCGGTCGTACCCGGTCCCACCGGGCGCGTCTAGGCTGATCCGGTGACTGTCTTCACCCCTCGGCAGGCCGCCCGGGTGCTGTTGCTCGACGCCGAAGACCGGGTGCTGCTGTTCCACGGCTGGGACCCGGCCCGTCCGGGACACCGCTACTGGTTCAGCCCCGGTGGCGGGCTCGATCCGGGTGAGTCGTCGGTCGTCGGGGCCGTCCGGGAACTGGCCGAGGAGACCGGCCTGCGGCTGGCCCCGGAGCAGCTCGGCGCCCCGGTCTGGGAGGAGACCACCGAGTTCTCGTTCGGTGGCCGGTGGTACCGCCAGCAGCAGGAGTTCTTCCTGTTCCGGCTGCCGGCCGGGCCGTCCGCCTTCGAGGTGGACACCACCGGGTTCGACCAGATCGAGCGGGACTCCATCGACGAACACCGGTGGTGGTCGGTGGCCGAGCTGGAGGTCACCCCGGAGCGGTTCTACCCGGCGGAGCTTCCCGTGCTGTTGCGCGGGCTGCTGGGCGGTGAGCGCTGATGCTGACCCCGCCACGGACCGTGGTCCGCCGTGAGGGCGGCCTGTACGCGTTGGAGCGGGCGCTGCAACGGCGTGGCTTCCGGTACGTCGCCGGGGCGGACGAGGCCGGTCGGGGCGCCTGCGCGGGCCCCCTGGTGGCCGCGGCGGCGGTGCTGCCCGAGGGGCGGCGCGGCGAGATCGACGAGCTGGCCGACTCGAAGCTGCTCACCCCGGCCGCGCGCGAGCGGGTCTAC
The Micromonospora pisi DNA segment above includes these coding regions:
- the lepB gene encoding signal peptidase I; translation: MVRRVEEEDDVEPWRRRVRRVRRQMPLWQELPLLLVVAFCLAVLIRSFLLQAFFIPSGSMEDTLLIGDRVLVNKVVYDMRDPIRGEVVVFRGTDRWAPQQSDEPEPGFVGKLGRTVGDLVGVSRPGEKDFIKRVIGVPGDRVKCCDEQGRVTVNDVPLDETYVLEDSPLDIPPDPRECRSRRFDEVVVPAGQLFVMGDHRLVSQDARCQGPVPIDNVVGRAFVVVWPYSRWNDLSVPETFEKLPETVAAPAGAHPPVTSDGGAGLALVLPILGPLFISARSRRWLPVPRRRLHP
- a CDS encoding NUDIX hydrolase, which gives rise to MTVFTPRQAARVLLLDAEDRVLLFHGWDPARPGHRYWFSPGGGLDPGESSVVGAVRELAEETGLRLAPEQLGAPVWEETTEFSFGGRWYRQQQEFFLFRLPAGPSAFEVDTTGFDQIERDSIDEHRWWSVAELEVTPERFYPAELPVLLRGLLGGER
- the lepB gene encoding signal peptidase I, encoding MIDEQTDKPKPRNSFWRELPILLGVAVLVAVLVRAFVLQTFYIPSPSMQHTLDINDRVLVNKLVYDFRDPHRGEVLVFRAPFEWSNNPDGEDFIKRVIGVGGDHVVCCDPQDRLMVNGHPLDEPYIFSENGIRDRAADEEFDITVPKGRLWVMGDHRSASGDSLEHWEQSKATNPDGDINLATIPVDSAVGRAFTVFWPLDRAKWLSVPDTYDGVPNS
- the trmD gene encoding tRNA (guanosine(37)-N1)-methyltransferase TrmD, whose protein sequence is MRVDVISIFPDYFAPLDLSLIGKARASGVLDLGVHDLRTWTHDVHRTVDDTPYGGGPGMVMRPEPWGEALDALVPPGATPPPRLLVPSPVGVPFTQALAYEFAAEPHLIFACGRYEGIDQRVLAHAETRMPVTEVSLGDYVLFGGEVAVIVMLEAITRLLPGVLGNADSLDEESHAHGLLEAPVYTKPPTWREQDVPEILRSGDHGRIARWRRDEALRRTAARRPDMLARLSTEQLDKRDVATLREAGFQVPPADMAK
- the rplS gene encoding 50S ribosomal protein L19, which translates into the protein MNTLDVLDAQSQRTDIPAFRAGDTVKVHARVIEGNRSRVQIFQGVVIRRQGGGLQETFSVRKVSFGVGVERTYPLNSPAIDRIEVVTRGDVRRAKLYYLRELRGKKAKIKEKREKATS